The window CGTCCCGCAGCACGGGATGCCCGCCTGGGAGGCACCCGACCCGGCCCGGCCCACCGTCGACCTCGATCCCCTGCTGCCGGTGCAGCTCGTCGAGCGGCAGGGCGACTGGGGGCATGTGCTGTGCTTCAACGGCTGGTCGGCCTGGGTCGACGGCCGCCGGCTGGTCGCCGTACCGCAGGATCCGCCCGCCGCGGACGGGCCGCTCACCCGGACCGCCGACTCGCGTCCGCTGCTGACCCGTGCGCAGGAGGCCCTGGCGCGCTACCGGTCCGCGGTGGAGGACCTCGCGGGCGGCCTCGACCGGGAGTCCTTCCACGCCCGCACCCACGGGCTGCGGATCGGCGTCGTCGTCGACGGCGAGTCGGTGTGGCTCTACGACGCCGCGCACGGGCACTGGGTGTACGCGGAGGGCACCCGGGCGACCCCGTACGCGGCGGACGAGACCCCGAGCTCCCGCCCGGAGCCCCGACCGTCCGAGCCCCCGGCCCCGACACCCACCCCGACGCGGGTGGTGCCCGCGGACGCGGCAGAGGAGCCGCCTCGGGCAGAGGGGCCGCCCCGGGCCGACGAACCGTCCCGTGTCGAGGAGCCGTTCCGGGCCGAGGAACCGCCCACGCCGGTCGTTCCTCCTGAGCCGACGCGGGTGGTGTCGCCCGAGGGACCTGAGCCGGCGCGTGCCTGGCCGCCTGAGGCGCCTGAGCCGACGCGTGTGGTGTCGCCGGAGGCGTCTGAACCGGCGCGTGCCGCGCAGCCTGAGGCGCCCGAGCCGACGCGGGTGGTGGCTTCCGAGGCGCCGGAACCGGCGCGTGCCACGCCGGTCGTTCCGCCCGACCCGACGCGGGTGGTGTCGCCCGAGGGACCTGAATCAGCGCGTGCCGGGCCGCCTTCGGCGCCTGAGCCGACGCGGGTCGTGTCGCCCGAGGGCCCTGAACCGGAGCGTGCGGCGCAGCCCGAGGCTCCTGAGCCGACCCGCGTGGTGGCTCCCGAGGCTCCTGAGCCGACCCGCGTCGTGTCCGCCGATGTCCCCGAGGCCACCCGGCTCGTGGCACCCGAGGAAGCCGAGGGAGGCGCCCGTCCCGCGGCCGCCCCGCCCACCCGTGTGGTGGCTCCCGACGAGGCGGAGGAAGAGCAAGAGGGACCCGACAGCCCCGCCGAGGCGCCGCCCACGCGCGTCGTGGGGTCCGAGCCCACCCGGGTCGTTTCGCCTGAGGGTGACACCCGTTGACCCGCGAGACGAGCCTGTTCTCGGGGCGGCCCTCCGAGCTGCTCGGGCAGCAGATCGCCGGGTACCGGATCGAGAAGGAGATCGGCCGCGGCGGCATGGCCGTGGTCTACCGGGCCCGCGACCTGCGTCTGGAACGCACCGTCGCCCTGAAGCTGCTCGCCCCCGAACTCGCCCGCAACGACACCTTCCGGCGCCGCTTCACCCACGAGTCCCGGGCCGCCGCCGCGATCGACCACCCGCACATCGTGCCGGTCTTCGAGGCCGGTGAGACGGACGGCGTGCTGTACATCGCCATGCGATACGTCGTCGGCAGCGACCTGCGTCATCTCCTCGACCGGGAGGGCCCGCTGTCACCCGCCACCACCCTGCGGATCGCCGCCCAGGTCGCCTCCGCGCTCGACGCCGCCCACGACCACGGCCTGGTGCACCGGGACGTGAAGCCCGGCAACATCCTGGTGGCCCGCGGCACCGACAGCGACCACCCCGAACACGCCTACCTCACCGACTTCGGACTGACGAAGAAGTCGCTGTCGCTGACCGGCTTCACCACCGTCGGCCAGTTCGTCGGCACGCTCGACTACGTCGCCCCCGAGCAGATCTCGGGCCGCCCGGTCGACGCCCGCTGCGACGTGTACGGCTTCGGCTGTGTCGTCTACGAGATCCTGGCCGGCCATCCGCCCTTCCGCCGGGACGACGACATGGCCCTGCTGTGGGCGCACCAGTACGACGAGGCCCCGCCGCTGACCGAGGCCCGGCCGGACCTCGCCGCGCAGGCCGACCCCGTCCTCGCCAAGGCCCTCGCCAAGAGCCCCGACGACCGGTACCCGTCCTGCCTCGCCTTCGTCGCCGCCCTGCGCGCCGCGACGACCGGCGGCGCGCCCGCCGCCGGACACACCCCCACCCGGGCGGGCCGGGGGCCGGGGGAGGAGGGGCCGAAGCCGCCGCCGCGCTGGGCCGAACCGGTCTTCCGGCAGCGGATGTAGCGCGAGACGCAGCGCCCCGGCGTCAGCTCTCGCTGTCCGAGCGGACCTCACCCCGGCGCCGTACGTGCCGCGCCAGCAGCGCTCCGGCGAATCCGGTCACCAGACCCCAGGGGACGGCCAGGCCGACGGCTCCCCACAGCCGGGGTCTGAGGAAGAGCTCGCCCCCGAGTCCCCCGCCCAGGTCGCCGATGCCGAGCACGGACAGGCCGTAGTGCGCGGAGATGCGTCCGACGAGGCAGATCATGAACACCGTGAGCATGAGGGCGACCGCCATGTGCACGGCGTGCTGCCACGCCCGCACCCGGGCCGGTGAGCGGGCCGCCATCACGAACGCGGCGGCCAGCAGCAGCACCACGTCGATGACCAGCAGCCACCACACCCGGCCGTCGTGCTCGGACAGCGTCCGCAGATTCAGCTCCGAGATGTCGGGGGTACGCAGCACCTCGTCGAGCACCTGCGGCATGGGCAGCCCGAACGGCCCCTCCACCCGGCCGGTCCAGGTCGCGCCGAGCCCGATCGTCAGCGCCATCCACACCAGATTGGGCATGCCGAGCAGAATCACGGCGAACGTCTCCGCCGCATGGCCCCGCGTCGCCGCGACGACCAGTGCGATGACCACGCCGATGACGACATACGCCAGCAGCAGGGCGACCATCGCGTACGCGGCCGGCCGCACCGACGCCTGGAAGCGCAGCAGTCCGGCCGGCAACGGGGCGCCGCGCGACACCAGCAGGGCCAGCACCAGCACACCGGCCAGCCACACCAGGCCGACGAACACGGACAGCGGAACGTCGGTGGTGAAACCGATCTTCGGCGAGGCACCGAACAGGTCGCCGAGTTCGCCCAGCTCCTGGTCGCCGAGGGAGATCTCGAACGTGTGGCGGGCGGCGAGCGTCAGACCGATCAGGGCGAGCAGCCACAGGGCCGCGATCCTGGCGGCCCAGCCGGCCAGCTCCCTGGCTTCGGCGACCGCGCGATGGCGCAGCGGCCGCAGGAATCCCCAGGCGATCACCAGCGCCCCGGTCAGCGTGACGGACAGCGGGATCACGGTCAGTCCCGCCTGCGTGTCGGCGAAGTCGCCGGCGCTTCCGGAGAGCTTCACCGTGCCCCCGACGGCGGTGACCACGGTCGCCATGACGACCGGGGCGAACGCGCCGTCCGGCAGGTCCGCCGCCCCTGCGGCCCACAGGCCGAGCGTGGCCACCACCATCATGGCGAGCAGCCCGCCGAGCACCGTGACGAGGGCGTGCACCCAGCCGTGCCGGGCGACGGCCCGCGCGCCGGAGGTACGTGCCTGGCCGGAGGAGGTGCGCGAACTCACGCTGCCACGCTAAGCAGCGCCCGCGCCGGGCGCCCGTCGGGAGGTCCGTCCGCGTCGGCTTGCGGGCCGTACGGGACCGGGGCACACAATGAACTCGTAACGGAAGAAGCGGTATATACCAGGACTGATCCAGGACTGATCGCCTCGGGTGTGCGCAGGCCGTACAGAACCCACGTCGGGAGAAGAGCTCGTGAGCGTCGAACCGCCGTCGTCCGGTCGCCCCACAGGACCTCCCTCGGGCCCGCTGTCGGGCCCCTCCCAGCCGCCCTCGGGAGGCGGCGGCCCGCCCTCCGAACCCCCGAGCGGGGGTGGTGAGCCGCCGGAGCCCCGCCGCCCGTGGTGGGGCTCCGTGCCCCGGGTCGCGCTGATCGCCGGCGCGGTGGTGGCCGCCGTGGTCCTGGCCGTGGTGTTCACCCGCCCCGACGGCGGCACCGGCGCGTCCGACGGAGGGACCGGCACCTCCGACGGCGACGTGCTGCTGCAGCCCGCGGCCGACACCGGCCCGGACCCGTTCACCGACTCGACGGCCAAGGAGAGTTCCGCCCCGTCGGTCACGCCGACGCCCGCCGGAACGGCTTCGCCGAACACCGTCCGGGCCGTACGGGGCGGAACGCCCGGCCTGTACGGCGGCACCCGCAACGTCGCCAGTTGCGACGTGGAGAAGCAGATCACGTACCTCAAGGGGGCTCCGGACAAGCAGCGCGCGTTCGCGTCGGTCCAGGGCATCGACCCGTCCGAGGTCCCCGCCTACCTGCGCTCGCTCACCCCCGTGCAGCTGCGGATGGACACCTGGGTCACCAACCACGGCTACCGCAGCGGCCGCCCCACGCAGTACCAGGCCGTCCTCCAGGCGGGCACGGCCGTCCTCGTCGACGACCGCGGTGTGCCCCGGGTGCGCTGTGCCTGCGGCAACCCGCTGAGCCCGCCGGCCCCCCAGCAGAAGAAGACGACCGGAGAGAAGTGGCCCGGGTACAAGGCGTCTGACGTCGTCGAGGTCAGGCCCGCCGAGGAGCCGGTCGACGTCTTCGTCATGTGCGAACCCGACGGCGAGTGGTTCAAGCGCGACAAGGGCGACACGGGCGAGAACGACCGCAAGACCTCCCCGCCGAGCAAGCCCACCCCGTCGGCCGACGTCTCCACACCGACCGACGCGACCTCGTCGCAGCCGACCACGAGCGAACCGCCGACGACGGAGACGACCTCTGAATCGCCGACGGACCAATCGCCGCCCGCGGACGACTCGCCGCCCCCGCCCGGGGACGGCACGGGCGAGGACACCGGAGGCGGCACCGTGGGTGACACGACGGACCAGGCCCCGGCCTCCTGAGTCACCCGGCGCGGACCACCAGGGCGTAGTCCCCGAGCCCGAGCAGCCGACCGGCCGGCACATCGCCCTGGGCGGTGACGACCGCCTCGACGCGGCCGGTGTCCGGTTCGAACGCGACGTCCTGGACCGTGCCGAGCCAGTCGCCCGTCTCGGTGAGGATCCTCAGGCCCGGCAGCTCGTGGTGCCGCGGGACCTCGGCCGGGGCGGCGGCGGAGCGCACGAGCACGGCGTCCGGGCCGAGGGCGTGCAGAGCACCCCAGGCCAGCACGGTCTCCTTGCGGGAGCGCCTGCCCCGCACCCGGACATGCGTGACCACCCCGGCCGCCGCGTCGACCGTCAGCGAATTCACGACGCCGAGTTCTTCCGCCTCGGCCAGGGTCAGCACCGGCAGGCCCCGCGCCTGCGAGAACAGCATCATGACGGCGTCCCCTCGTGCCCCTGCCGGAAGGCACCCACCCGGGCGACGAAGGCCGGCAGGTCGTCGGCGACGTAGCGGGTGGCGTCCGCCGGGATGACCAGGGCGCGGCCGGAGACCGCCAGCGTCTCCCCGCGCGGCACGTACACCCGGTGCCGGCGCCGCCGGGTGCCCTTCACCAGCGCCTTGGCCGCGGCGATCCGGAATCCCACGACCCGGCCGCTGGTGCCGCCCTCGACGACGACGTCCAGCACCGTGCCGACCTCGGCGCCCTCGTCGGTCAGCACCTTGGCGTGCAGGACCCGGCCCTGCTGGGCCTCGCGGCGTGCCACCACGACGGGCGTGTCCGCCAGGGCGCCGGCGTCGACGATCATGACCGCGTGGGGGCCCAGCGCGTGCACCGCCGGCCAGGGCAGGCTCTGCTTCAGCGGGCCCGAGAGCAGACCCCGGCCGCTGAGCGTGAACCCGGTGATCCGTCCGGCCGCGGCGTCGAAGACGGTGTCCTTGATCTGGGCGACGGCGTCGCCGCCCAGGGTGACCACCGGCAGGGTCGTCAGGCTCCGCGCCGCCATCAGCTGGTTCATCGGAGGCCCTTCCCGCCGGGCCGGCGCCGGACCGCGATGACCCT of the Streptomyces koelreuteriae genome contains:
- a CDS encoding serine/threonine-protein kinase, which produces MTRETSLFSGRPSELLGQQIAGYRIEKEIGRGGMAVVYRARDLRLERTVALKLLAPELARNDTFRRRFTHESRAAAAIDHPHIVPVFEAGETDGVLYIAMRYVVGSDLRHLLDREGPLSPATTLRIAAQVASALDAAHDHGLVHRDVKPGNILVARGTDSDHPEHAYLTDFGLTKKSLSLTGFTTVGQFVGTLDYVAPEQISGRPVDARCDVYGFGCVVYEILAGHPPFRRDDDMALLWAHQYDEAPPLTEARPDLAAQADPVLAKALAKSPDDRYPSCLAFVAALRAATTGGAPAAGHTPTRAGRGPGEEGPKPPPRWAEPVFRQRM
- a CDS encoding streptophobe family protein, with the protein product MSSRTSSGQARTSGARAVARHGWVHALVTVLGGLLAMMVVATLGLWAAGAADLPDGAFAPVVMATVVTAVGGTVKLSGSAGDFADTQAGLTVIPLSVTLTGALVIAWGFLRPLRHRAVAEARELAGWAARIAALWLLALIGLTLAARHTFEISLGDQELGELGDLFGASPKIGFTTDVPLSVFVGLVWLAGVLVLALLVSRGAPLPAGLLRFQASVRPAAYAMVALLLAYVVIGVVIALVVAATRGHAAETFAVILLGMPNLVWMALTIGLGATWTGRVEGPFGLPMPQVLDEVLRTPDISELNLRTLSEHDGRVWWLLVIDVVLLLAAAFVMAARSPARVRAWQHAVHMAVALMLTVFMICLVGRISAHYGLSVLGIGDLGGGLGGELFLRPRLWGAVGLAVPWGLVTGFAGALLARHVRRRGEVRSDSES
- a CDS encoding DUF6777 domain-containing protein; translated protein: MPRVALIAGAVVAAVVLAVVFTRPDGGTGASDGGTGTSDGDVLLQPAADTGPDPFTDSTAKESSAPSVTPTPAGTASPNTVRAVRGGTPGLYGGTRNVASCDVEKQITYLKGAPDKQRAFASVQGIDPSEVPAYLRSLTPVQLRMDTWVTNHGYRSGRPTQYQAVLQAGTAVLVDDRGVPRVRCACGNPLSPPAPQQKKTTGEKWPGYKASDVVEVRPAEEPVDVFVMCEPDGEWFKRDKGDTGENDRKTSPPSKPTPSADVSTPTDATSSQPTTSEPPTTETTSESPTDQSPPADDSPPPPGDGTGEDTGGGTVGDTTDQAPAS
- a CDS encoding PRC-barrel domain-containing protein, which codes for MMLFSQARGLPVLTLAEAEELGVVNSLTVDAAAGVVTHVRVRGRRSRKETVLAWGALHALGPDAVLVRSAAAPAEVPRHHELPGLRILTETGDWLGTVQDVAFEPDTGRVEAVVTAQGDVPAGRLLGLGDYALVVRAG
- a CDS encoding PRC-barrel domain-containing protein, whose amino-acid sequence is MNQLMAARSLTTLPVVTLGGDAVAQIKDTVFDAAAGRITGFTLSGRGLLSGPLKQSLPWPAVHALGPHAVMIVDAGALADTPVVVARREAQQGRVLHAKVLTDEGAEVGTVLDVVVEGGTSGRVVGFRIAAAKALVKGTRRRRHRVYVPRGETLAVSGRALVIPADATRYVADDLPAFVARVGAFRQGHEGTPS